ACGAATCTACCGCCGCAAACAGGGGAGCAGCAAACAGCTATTGGGAAAAGATCAATATTGATGCCTTCGCAAAAACTCAAAGGAGCGGATCGATGCGCGTAGAAATCACCTATAAATTTACTATGGGATTCATCATAGTGGTAGGCTCCATTGTGCTGTTCGATCTCCTGGTTCCCACCCTGGGAGTTCCGGCGGACTGGCAGCAGATGATCACCGTCGTCTTTGCGCTGCTGGTAGGGCTGCTGCTGGGGTGGTTCCTTTCCAGAGCTTTTACAAGCAATATACGGCATATCAACGACGCCGCCGAACGCCTCAGCAACGGTGATCTCTCTCAGTATATACGCCTGAAGAATACGACCTTTCCTGATGAAACCACCGACCTCGCCAATTCCCTGAACCGTGTTGTCGACAGTCTGCGTGAGCTGGTCGGGTATATCCGCAATTCCTCCGGCCAAGTGGCCGATTCGGCCCAGGGGCTGTCGGCCACCTCTCAACAGATGACCGCCGCCGGGCACGAGGTGGCCCATACCATTGAACAGATCAGCCGCGGTGCGGAAACTCAGGCTGAAATGGTGGAAAAATCCACCCGGCTCATCAGGGAGATGGCCGTCTCCATAGACCTGATAGCCTCTTCCGCCAAAAAGCTTTCCGTTGCTGCAAGCGATACGGCCGGCACGGCCCAGGAAGGTGGAAAAACCGCCCGGCGGACGATCGAAAGGATGAAGCAGGTCCTGGGAGAAGTGGAGAAGAACGGGGAGCAGATCGTCTCCTTCGGCGTCCAGGTCCAGAAGATCGGGAAAATCGTGGAAGTCATCACCGGAATTGCCCAGAAAACAAATTTGCTCGCCTTGAATGCCACCATCGAGGCTGCCCGGGCCGGCGAATACGGTCGCGGATTTGCCGTGGTGGCCGAGGAGATAAGCAAGCTGGCGGACTCCACGGGGCGGTCGGCGGGGGAGATCACCCAGCTGGTCGAGAACATCCGCGATGAGAGTCAGAGAATCCAGCTCTCCATGAAGGAGAGCATCGCCGGAATTGATGCGGGACGCCAGGCGATCGACACCACCGGACAAGCTTTCGAAGAGATCATCCAGAACGCCCTCAAGACTCAGACCAAGGCGACGAGCATCGCCGAACTGTCGCAGAAGCAGACGGAAGGGGCCAGGGACATGGTGGCCGCGACCGAGGAAATCTCCCGGGTAGTGACGGACAATGCCGCCGCCACCCAGGAAGTCTCGGCGGCCACCCAGCAGGCCACGGCATCCATGGAAGAAATGGCCCAATCGGCCCAGGCTCTTTCGGCGCTTTCCGAGGAACTGCTGGGCATGGTCAAGCGTTTCCAACTGGGGACCGAGAGAGGCTAGTGGAGAATGCAGATTCTGGTCTTCCGGCTGGGAGAGGAACTGTACGGCCTGGAGGTTGAGAAAATCCAGGAAGTCGTCGAATCCCCCGTCCTGCACTATATCCCGCGGGCATCGACGCACCTGCTTGGTGCCGTTAATTTCCACGGCAACATCCTGCCGGTTCTCGATCTGGCGTCCTTCCTCGGTTTCTTCCATGAGCAGCGCGACCAGCGGATCATCATCCTGGCATCCGGGCTGTGTACCCTTGCCCTGGCGGTGACCGCGGTTGGCAGAATCGTGACCTGCGATGCCGATGCCCTGCTCCCGCTTCAGCAGGAACAGCAGCCCGGCTTTCATATCCGTGCCGTACTCAGTCGGGAAGAAGAGATGATCAACATGCTCGATGCAGCGCGACTGCTCACGAGCCTTGAGAAGACCTGAAAGAACAGGAGGAACGACCATGGGTCTTAAGATTTTAATCGTAGACGATGCCCTGTTCATGCGCAACATGCTCAAGGAGATCTTCGTCAAGGCAGGCTGGGAAGTAGTGGGAGAGGCCGGAAACGGCATCGAGGCTGTTGAAAAGTACCAGGAGCTGCATCCGGACCTCGTCACCATGGATATCGTCATGCCGCTCAAGAGCGGGATCGAGGCGCTGCAGGAAATTACCGGCAAACACCCGGAGGCCCGGGTGATCATGTGCAGCGCCCTGGGCCAGGAATCCCTGGTCCTTGAAGCGGTACAGGCGGGCGCCAGGGATTTCGTGGTCAAACCCTTCCAGGAGAGCCGCGTGATCGAAGCGGTGCGACGGGTGACCGGAACGGAAGGTTCAAGGCCAAAGGTTCAAGGTTAAAAATCCTCTAAACAGACATTGTTCCCTTCTGTTTTTCGACCTTGAACCTTAACCTTGTACCTTGTACCTTGGTATTCCCTATGGACATGACCAAATACAGAGAGATGTTCCTTTCCGAGACGAGAGAGCATCTCAACAACATGAGCCGACTGGTCATCACCCTGGAAAAAGATCCCTCTGACCGCGAAGGGATCGACTCTCTTTTCCGGGATGTGCATTCAATCAAAGGCATGGCCGCATCCATGGGATATGCGCATACGGCTGAGCTGGCGCATCACCTGGAAGACCTGATGGACGGCTTCCGCAAGAGCGGAACCGTTCCCGAAACCGCAGTGGACCGCCTCCTTGAGGGAGTCGATCTTCTTGAAGGTCTGCTGGAGGATCTGGGCGCCGAAAAACCTGAAAGGGAAGTGGCGGACTTTCTCTCGTCGAATGCGCCCGCGGCCATGCCCCAAGTGCATTCGCCCGGGAGAGAGATGCTTCCGTCAGCCGCCGCGCTTAACATCGAACCGGAGGCAGTTTCGGCGACCCCGGGAGAAGAGATGGTCCAGGTGACCGTGCACCTTGCGGCCGATGCAGCCGCCCCGGCGGCGCGCGCCCTGCTGCTTCTCCGGGAGCTGGGCGCCATCGGAACCATCCATTCTTCCAAGCCGGACGAGGAGATGCTGCGCCGGGGCGGCCCCGTCGGGCGACTGATTCTTTGGCTGCAGACGAAAAATACGGAGGCGCAGATCGAAAGACTTGTCTCCGGGATGGCCGATGTCGAGAAGATCTCCTTCACGGAAGACCGACGGTCGGAAGCGCACCCTTCCGCCCGCCGGGAAGACGCCTCGCGCACCGTGAGGGTGCGCACCGATCTGCTGGACCGCTTTATCAATCTCACCGGAGAGCTCATCACCAGCCGCTACATGCTGCAGTCCGCTTCGCGGGAAGAGCAATGGCCGATGATACGCGAAGGACTGGATCAGCTCAACCGGCTGATTGCCGACCTGCACCATCACGTTCTCCAGGTGCGGATGATGCAGCTCAAGAGCATCACCGGACACCTTCCGCGCCTGGTGCGCGATCTCTGCCGCAAGAGCGGCAAGGACATTCAGCTGCGATTGGAAGGAGAGGAGGTTGAACTGGACCGGGCGATCCTGGAGGAACTGGCCGACCCTCTCGTGCACATGGTGCGCAATGCCGTCG
The genomic region above belongs to Desulfuromonas sp. TF and contains:
- a CDS encoding methyl-accepting chemotaxis protein; translation: MRVEITYKFTMGFIIVVGSIVLFDLLVPTLGVPADWQQMITVVFALLVGLLLGWFLSRAFTSNIRHINDAAERLSNGDLSQYIRLKNTTFPDETTDLANSLNRVVDSLRELVGYIRNSSGQVADSAQGLSATSQQMTAAGHEVAHTIEQISRGAETQAEMVEKSTRLIREMAVSIDLIASSAKKLSVAASDTAGTAQEGGKTARRTIERMKQVLGEVEKNGEQIVSFGVQVQKIGKIVEVITGIAQKTNLLALNATIEAARAGEYGRGFAVVAEEISKLADSTGRSAGEITQLVENIRDESQRIQLSMKESIAGIDAGRQAIDTTGQAFEEIIQNALKTQTKATSIAELSQKQTEGARDMVAATEEISRVVTDNAAATQEVSAATQQATASMEEMAQSAQALSALSEELLGMVKRFQLGTERG
- a CDS encoding chemotaxis protein CheA: MTKYREMFLSETREHLNNMSRLVITLEKDPSDREGIDSLFRDVHSIKGMAASMGYAHTAELAHHLEDLMDGFRKSGTVPETAVDRLLEGVDLLEGLLEDLGAEKPEREVADFLSSNAPAAMPQVHSPGREMLPSAAALNIEPEAVSATPGEEMVQVTVHLAADAAAPAARALLLLRELGAIGTIHSSKPDEEMLRRGGPVGRLILWLQTKNTEAQIERLVSGMADVEKISFTEDRRSEAHPSARREDASRTVRVRTDLLDRFINLTGELITSRYMLQSASREEQWPMIREGLDQLNRLIADLHHHVLQVRMMQLKSITGHLPRLVRDLCRKSGKDIQLRLEGEEVELDRAILEELADPLVHMVRNAVDHGIENSGEVTVTARREKDLVLLQVADNGRGMDAGIIRKKAVEKGLLSPAQAKALRERDLLQLVCHPGFSTAEKVTETSGRGVGMDVVKSAAESLGGTLEISSEPGRGTSILLKLPLSVAIIQVLLVECSGHTLAIPITRVLRTLVISREEIRSSGRQMVLRQGEDVISLLSLRKILRLPARPSAGSIPVVITEIHGRKAGLVVDRLSGQREVFVKSLAFPLDRLSGISGATVLGDGSVVFIIDPQSLLEELAGSPGARPPGEHS
- a CDS encoding response regulator, with the protein product MGLKILIVDDALFMRNMLKEIFVKAGWEVVGEAGNGIEAVEKYQELHPDLVTMDIVMPLKSGIEALQEITGKHPEARVIMCSALGQESLVLEAVQAGARDFVVKPFQESRVIEAVRRVTGTEGSRPKVQG
- a CDS encoding chemotaxis protein CheW, with translation MQILVFRLGEELYGLEVEKIQEVVESPVLHYIPRASTHLLGAVNFHGNILPVLDLASFLGFFHEQRDQRIIILASGLCTLALAVTAVGRIVTCDADALLPLQQEQQPGFHIRAVLSREEEMINMLDAARLLTSLEKT